In Crinalium epipsammum PCC 9333, the genomic window ACGCGCCTATTCATCCACAAGCAAATAAAATGATTTTTGTAGAAAGAGATAAATATATCTTTGATTTAAAATCGCCTCATCCATATCGCAGGTTATCGGTACGTGAATGTGCTAGAGTTCAAACTTTCCCAGATAGGTTTATTTTTAAATATAAAAAAATAGCTGATGGATATAAAATGGTAGGCAATGCTGTCCCTGTTAATTTTGCTAGAGTATTAGCTGAAAAAATTAAGGCAGATATTCAAGAGTATCAGCAGTTAGGATTTTGTAGTCAAATTCGTAATATAGATTTAGGTAAAGAATTGACTTTACTAAATTTATAGTGTTACCTTGAGAATCAATGTGAATAAATGAGCATTGAAAAGCTTACTGCTGAACAAGAAGCTCTTATTCCACTATATCAACAGAAGTGGAGAGCGATCGCAATCTCAACTGAGCCGATTAATCATCAAACAGCCACAGAAGCGATAAAACTTACCTACGCCGTGATTGGTTTATCTGAGCCTGAGATTATTTTTTGTAATAATCCTTACGCAGCTATAAACATCATTATTCCCAGTCACATGGGGAACCCAATGAGTAAGCAACTGCACTCAAAAATTAAGATTCAACCAGTTATGCAACTGCAAAGTCAACTGGATAGATGGCTGTGCTGGGAACTCGATAAACAGTTAACTACACCACTGCGTTCGCAACTGCATAGAGAAAAATTTGAACTAGGTAGGCAACTGGGCTGGCAACTCGAAAAACAACTGCCTAAACAACTAAGAGTCAAAGTTGATAACTGTATTCAACTAGAACACTGGGTTTGTACTGGCAGTTTGTTGGATTTTGGCATTTCCGTCTTAAATTGCAATTACGACCAAAAAAAATGGGAAGTATTTCAGTTGCTAGTCAAGTCTTGCGGTTGGATTTACCCATTTAAAAAGGTTTGTATCGTATGCGAACGCCCTATTAGATTCTCTTATTATAATTCTAAGCGCCGCCCTCGCGGTGATGGAAAAATTGCAATTCAGTTTGCCGATGGTTTTAGTCTTGTGTATGCCAATCAAGGCGTAAAATTAATTGAAAAATATATCCTCGACTAAAAATGACTGCTAATATACAACAAAAATCAATAAATACTGCTATCAGTATCCATCCTGCCTCCCAATATGTGTAATATCTGCTATTGGTTCCTGAAATGAGCATGAACCAAAGGAACGGAAGAACTGCCGACTTTTTTCTATGTCTAAAATGCTTAGTTGCTGCTGTTGCCAAGTAATACTATCTGGTTGAATTTGAAAAAAATTTATTGATATTTCTTGAAGTAAGCTTAGTGCTTGTTGTTGGGTAATTTTTTGCGTGTAAATAAATCCTGCTAAGAGGATAACGTTTAAAAAGCCGTGCATTGTTGCTAGTTGGCTATCTGCTTCGTATGTTAGGCGATATTTTCCTGGTAATAGATGATGCAAACCTGCTGTTGCTTTGAAGGGAAGTTGAGCGTCTGCAAATGCAAAGATATATTTACTAAGTTGATTAGTGCTAGGGAAGGCTTCAGGGGTTATGCCTCCGGTTCTGATTTTAGCC contains:
- a CDS encoding DUF6745 domain-containing protein; translated protein: MSIEKLTAEQEALIPLYQQKWRAIAISTEPINHQTATEAIKLTYAVIGLSEPEIIFCNNPYAAINIIIPSHMGNPMSKQLHSKIKIQPVMQLQSQLDRWLCWELDKQLTTPLRSQLHREKFELGRQLGWQLEKQLPKQLRVKVDNCIQLEHWVCTGSLLDFGISVLNCNYDQKKWEVFQLLVKSCGWIYPFKKVCIVCERPIRFSYYNSKRRPRGDGKIAIQFADGFSLVYANQGVKLIEKYILD